The following coding sequences are from one Anabas testudineus chromosome 16, fAnaTes1.2, whole genome shotgun sequence window:
- the LOC113171147 gene encoding meprin A subunit beta-like, with amino-acid sequence MKMKGYCFLLMNLVISSAISIKQDQPVIVEIGEHKDIIKANNGSRKDDILTSNLQRSAIIGANTLWTSPVPYVLENGLDINAKGVILKAFDQFRLKSCIDFKPRDSEDYYITVQKLNGCFSYVGRVESGGQILSIGANCDDIGIVEHEFLHALGFYHEQSRADRDDYVTIVTQNIQTGYENNFLKVGSDVSTTEGIPYNYLSVMHYGKDYFSNGNGSTIITKDPKYQDLIGQRLGVSPTDVLALNIRYKCNSTIAFQMYCGFSNRTMCQMSQCSNSGLHWEMVTQVSGGPSSDHTSLPGGNDTGEGVGYCMHVSTISGQKGDSAWLTTQRMSLNRKCNVQCLQFYYYNSGNPSDELNIWMREFQDKQDLTGTLHLMAQITGTQTSYWQLQYVSLNATKDFQIEFEVRKGAGSSAGGFSLDDINLSEIECPHLTMQIDAFEILSAKYSSGITKYSPRQYSSDGYSYRVGLWISPTYTGVFVQLLSGKYDDQLAWPCPQRQLTFQMVDQTPNIQLHMSKQLIFSTDPNQTGPDGTSYWDNPRKFGNSFVDGNETVFAGPPIGTTLFTTLQEMKSRDYLKGGSAVFAFSFQDLTPLINGSSLPCPQMGPVKIANPPVDMGSGSCTSGTLTTTPPPSQPTSSRTLSTSHASTRDDSIFSSSPVMVACPVLSLLLALILLIP; translated from the exons ATGAAGATGAAAGGCTACTGTTTTCTCCTGATGAACTTGGTAATTTCATCTGCAATTTCCATAAAACAA GATCAACCAGTCATAGTGG AAATTGGCGAACACAAGGATATTATAAAGGCAAACAATG GTTCAAGGAAAGATGATATTCTGACG TCAAACTTGCAAAGGAGTGCCATTATTGgtgcaaacacactgtggaCATCCCCAGTCCCGTATGTTTTGGAAAATGGCCTAG ACATTAACGCTAAAGGAGTCATCCTGAAAGCCTTTGACCAGTTCAGATTGAAGTCATGCATTGACTTCAAGCCAAGGGACTCTGAGGACTATTACATTACTGTCCAAAAATTAAATGg atGTTTCTCTTATGTTGGGCGGGTAGAAAGCGGCGGGCAGATCCTCTCCATTGGTGCAAACTGTGATGACATTGGCATTGTTGAACATGAGTTTCTCCATGCCCTTGGCTTCTATCATGAACAGTCCAGGGCAGATAGAGATGACTATGTGACCATTGTAACTCAAAACATCCAAACAG GTTACGAGAATAATTTTTTGAAAGTTGGCAGTGATGTCAGCACAACCGAGGGTATCCCGTACAACTACTTATCAGTGATGCACTATGGTAAAGATTATTTCAGCAATGGCAATGGGTCCACAATTATTACCAAAGACCCCAAATACCAGGATTTGATTGGTCAACGACTGGGAGTGAGTCCCACTGATGTTTTGGCACTGAACATCCGCTACAAATGCA ATTCCACTATTGCATTTCAGATGTACTGCGGCTTTTCAAATAGGACAATGTGTCAAATGAGCCAGTGTTCCAACAGTGGTCTTCACTGGGAAATGGTTACACAGGTTTCTGGTGGTCCTAGTTCTGACCACACCAGTCTACCTGGTGGTAATGATACAG GTGAAGGTGTGGGTTACTGTATGCATGTCAGCACAATATCAGGTCAAAAAGGAGACTCCGCCTGGCTGACAACCCAAAGAATGAGTCTAAATAGGAAGTGCAATGTCCAGTGTCTCCAGTTCTACTATTACAACAGTGGGAACCCGTCAGATGAACTTAATATCTGGATGCGAGAGTTTCAAGATAAACAAGACCTCACAGGAACCCTTCACCTTATGGCACAGATAACTG GGACCCAAACATCTTATTGGCAGCTCCAGTATGTTTCCCTGAATGCCACTAAAGACTTCCAGATTGAGTTTGAGGTTCGTAAAGGAGCAGGAAGCTCAGCAGGCGGCTTTTCACTTGATGACATCAATCTGTCTGAGATCGAGTGCCCTCATTTAACCATGCAGATTGATGCTTTTGAGATCTTGAGTGCTAAATACAGTAGTGGAATTACTAAATACAGCCCACGGCAGTACTCCAGTGATGGCTATTCTTACCGGGTTGGTTTATGGATTTCCCCAACATATACTGGAGTGTTTGTGCAACTGCTCTCTGGTAAATATGATGACCAGCTAGCATGGCCTTGCCCACAAAGGCAGTTGACTTTCCAAATGGTGGATCAGACACCCAACATACAGCTGCACATGTCAAAACAATTGATATTCTCTACAGATCCAAACCAAACTGGCCCTGATG GTACCTCTTACTGGGACAATCCTCGTAAGTTTGGGAACTCATTTGTAGATGGGAATGAAACTGTCTTTGCTGGACCACCGATTGGCACAACACTTTTCACAACTTTGCAAGAAATGAAATCCAGAGACTATCTCAAAGGAGGAAGTGCCGTTTTTGCGTTCAGCTTTCAAG ACCTCACGCCTTTGATCAATGGAAGTTCTCTTCCATGTCCTCAAATGGGACCAGTGAAAATTGCAAATCCTCCCGTGGACATGGGTAGTGGATCATGCACATCAGG CACCTTAACCACGACCCCTCCACCTTCTCAACCAACAAGTAGCAG GACCTTATCCACCAGTCATGCATCAACAAGAGATGACAG CATTTTCAGTAGCTCTCCTGTTATGGTGGCCTGTCCTGTCCTCAGCCTCCTGTTAGCACTGATACTTTTGATTCCTTGA
- the tomm40 gene encoding mitochondrial import receptor subunit TOM40 homolog, which produces MGSVLAAASPNPAPATAGGGQAVPGLVSVPPGFTMPSVSSVPPTSGSGQQTADAESALPNPGTYEECHRKCKEVFPLQMEGVRLVVNKGLSNHFQVSHTVTLSTLGDSGYRFGATYVGSKQTGPAESFPVMVGDMDNTGSLNAQIIHQLTTAVRSKIAIQTQQHKFVNWQCDMEYRGEDFTSAVTLGNPDMLVGSGILVAHYLQSITPALALGGELVYHRRPGEEGAVTSLLGRYTGDNCVATLTLGGAGAHATYYHKANDQLQIGVEFEASTRTQETTASFGYQLDLPKANLLFKGTVDSNWVVGATLEKKLLPLPLTLALGAFLNHRKNKFQCGFSVTIG; this is translated from the exons ATGGGCAGTGTGTTGGCTGCCGCCTCCCCCAACCCGGCCCCAGCTACAGCTGGAGGTGGTCAAGCGGTGCCAGGCTTGGTGTCGGTCCCTCCAGGGTTTACCATGCCCTCAGTGTCCTCCGTCCCTCCAACATCTGGATCGGGCCAGCAAACAGCAGATGCCGAATCCGCACTCCCAAACCCGGGCACATATGAGGAGTGTCACCGCAAATGTAAAG AGGTGTTCCCTCTGCAGATGGAAGGAGTACGGTTAGTGGTCAACAAAGGCCTGAGTAACCACTTCCAAGTCAGCCATACCGTTACCCTCAGTACCCTGGGTGATTCTGGTTATCGATTTGGTGCCACATACGTAGGCAGTAAACAGACCGGACCAGCAGAG tcgTTTCCAGTCATGGTTGGTGATATGGACAATACTGGCAGTCTGAACGCCCAGATCATCCACCAGCTTACTACTGCTGTTCGCTCCAAAATAGCCATTCAG ACTCAACAGCATAAGTTTGTGAACTGGCAATGTGACATGGAGTATCGTGGTGAAGACTTCACTTCTGCTGTGACGCTCGGAAATCCAGACATGCTTGTTGGATCTG gaATTCTGGTGGCCCACTATCTTCAGTCTATCACACCTGCATTGGCATTGGGTGGTGAGCTAGTGTACCACAGGAGACCTGGGGAGGAAGGAGCCGTCACCTCCCTCTTGGGCAGGTACACAG GTGACAACTGTGTTGCTACATTGACTTTAGGAGGAGCAGGAGCTCATGCTACATACTATCACAAAGCCAACGATCAG TTGCAGATAGGTGTTGAATTTGAGGCCAGCACAAGGACGCAAGAAACCACAGCATCATTCGGTTACCAGTTGGACCTTCCCAAAGCTAACTTGCTctttaaag GCACTGTTGACAGCAACTGGGTGGTTGGAGCAACCCTTGAAAAGAAACTGCTGCCGCTGCCTCTCACGCTGGCTTTAGGTGCTTTCCTCAACCACCGCAAGAATAAGTTCCAATGTGGCTTCAGTGTCACTATTGGATAG